A stretch of DNA from Vanacampus margaritifer isolate UIUO_Vmar chromosome 1, RoL_Vmar_1.0, whole genome shotgun sequence:
ACCAATGCGGAGACTAATGCCCAATCACATGGGTGGACCAATGCTTGGCCCAATGGGAGGAGTGCCGCCCCAGGGTGGTGGATGCACCCCGTATGGAGGATGCTATCCGGGCTCATATGGCGCGATGGCTCCAGCTGCCAACGACCCAATGTTGGGTTACTTCACAGCCATTGCTGGACAGGTATGAAAAAATTGTCTTTTAATTTAGCCTGTAGACGGGTACAATTTGGTCTGAACTTGTTTCTGTGCAGGACGGTGAGGTAGATGCAGTGGAGTTGCAGAGGTGTTTAACTCAGTCTGGCTTCACTGGAACCTACAGCCGTGAGTGGCATTCCTCGTGCTGAAGCTCCCCAAAgttgtgcttgtttgtttgtacaaatcctttcttcttcttcttcttcttcatgttgCAGCGTTTAGCCTGGAGACATGCAGAATCATGATCGCGATGCTCGATGTATCCTTTTGTGTGACCGCAGCGATAAGGTCGTTTTACATCATCAGCTATTGAACCTTCACCACGCCCACCAGAGGGACTTTACGGGCAAGATGGGCTTCAATGAGTTCAAGGAGCTGTTTTTGGCGCTCAACGGCTGGAAGCAGAACTTCATCATGTTTGACCGGGACAGGAGTGGCACTATTGAGCACCACGAGATGACGCAGGCAGTCAGCTCGATGGGTGAGAGACCGATGATGCTTCCGCGTCcaactaaaaacaacaatacgTTTGGATATTACTAACGGCGTGAAAATATGTCGCAGTTTGACCTTCACAAATTCTCCTATTTGTTTTTCTACTCAGGCCAAAGTCatgtataatataaaaatagtgctttagcgccatctggtggtggtggtagcCAATGTTGAACTGGTGTGAGGAGCGTCATCTTCACGTTGGTTGACCATAGCCTTGTCTaatagaaaaaaagggggggtcgctgccatcttgtggcttcTATGGGAAATGACAAACCTTTTTGCATGGGTGTCAATTAGTCACAATTATCGCAGAGCTAACCGCGTGGTACACAGCCAAACCGACTGATTGCACATCCTGACGGCGCTCTCGAGGCCAAGGATGGGAAGGGAGTTTCAATgcctggggggggggcaatgggaacacacacttcctaaccagatgtatgacaaaatgctattttaaatatggacaaaacacacacatgtacatttCAGTGCAAAAGGCGttcttgcataaaaatgaccattcaaGGACGGtccaaaactgctgaacagcaaaccaacatgaagtgcaagaactcattttgtgcattttttaacaaatatccacacactcaaaatgtttatattattgtggtagtatgtttgtcctgcatatcaaTCCAAATCCGCACAAAAATTATTCGGCTTACTCATATTGTAGTATAGGGCAGTAAAAGACCCATTTTAAGTGCGACGaagacatgtctgccatctagtggtagttAGTGATATTACaagattcactttttttcttctttttttgtggtcattcGGGGGGACTTTCTGGTTCTCTTTTATTACTAGtttgattttaatatttttattttatgatacagtgctatttttcttttttctcttttactattattttgtttttaatatttttattttagaatacGGTGCTATTTttccttaattaaaaaattgtaacaaaATTTGTGTATCTGTGGAGCTGGAacatgttaatttcagttaatttgaatgaaaaatatgaTTTGTTATACAGAAAAATTGAGTCTCGATCTTGCTCACAGAATAAATGACACTATTAAAGTCAAGTTTTAACATGTatcccccccctccaccccccactTAAACCAGGACACCGCATCAGCCCTCAGACACTCAACGCCATCATCAAGCGCTACAACAAAGGCGGTCGCGTCTACTTTGACGATTATGTGGCCTGCTGTGTCAAGCTCCGTGCTCTCACAGGTACCACATGCACAAGATGCGAGGCAGCAAATTGATTTCAAATAGCTTTGACATTTacgtttacattttattcctaCTGCAGATCATTTTAGGAGAAGAGATACCATGCAGCAAGGTTCCGTGCACTTCAGCTATGACGATGTAAGTCACGGTTCTGCCAACATGTTTATATGTGTGCTGTCGTGTGAAATGTTAAAACAACCCACGTAACGCTTGACGCTATTAAATTTATGGCAGAAAAGTAGTTTGGCGGGTATGTGGCTAGCATGAGAAGCTCAAGCTAAGATAGCTCTTTTAACTCAATTGTTCATCTTTTAAAATGCGATTCACTCAACTTCAACATTTTCTGTCAGGATGCAGCGATCATATTGATTAGTTTGCATGTCTGTCGAAAGTGAAGAATGCtcacaaatatattttcagtAACATGATGACAATTGAATATTTATagcttatttaattttttgcctATAATTCATTCACTTGCTTGCAGCTGTTTTCAAAGCAGAGTTCTCCTtaacacaattattatttttgttgtttattattattattattaagttgtGTTTGAACCCGCTTCAGTTTGTTCTTCTGTTTTCTCTTTGGGCAGTTCATCCAGTGCACAATGGCCATTTAAGTGTTGCTGGTGGGCGGAGCTATGAGTCCAAAAATCCCTTGGGGAGCCAAGCAGGATTGCTCCTGGACCAATCACTGTACAACAATTATGGCCAGTCGGGTCCCTGGAGGGGTTCGAGACCAGTGACCGTTATGGTCTGTAAAGCTTGCCATTAAGAATTGATTTGCTTATAAATGGATGTTTGCATACTTGTATGAATTAATACACGTGTAAAGCCAAATACTAATACTTTGAATAAGAGATCCTGTGacacctttttcttttaataccCTCATGAATGGGATGAAATTTATAAATACATCCATATAACAACTTCATACTTATTATCTATGTCTATATTTCAGATACATGTAAAcgcaacatttttcttttctagtcCCAAAAAGAGTGCACATAATCCATGTAGGAGAGATTATATTTTGCTACTCACAAACTGTTTACTACATTGTGTGTTTATTGACTTTGgacaattgtgtattttttaagtgTACTTACACATTTGTTCAATTTCATTAAAGAACATGAACATTCAAATTAGCTGTGGAAAGTGGTGCATTGTATCacatggcccaaaaaaaaacacaaatatgatCAGCACTAGATTAAAAATGTGCCACTTGCATAATCCAGtacatcttttctttcttttttttcttctaaagaaTGTGCAAACAGTTGCAAATTTGAATGACTGGTTATGAGTTCTGGAAAACTGTCCAAGTAGACCAATAAAGTAAGTAGAGCAGAAATTCCCTCATTATCTTGTTCCCATCCAGTGAGCTCGGATTGTCATCAACGGGTCGTAACATCGATACAGAGACTGGAAGAGTTACAGAAAGACATGCAAGTTGGGAAATGTTCATGGATCAAACACCCGTTGTGAATTGTAGGTCACAAAATTCAACAGTTGGACGTGCATTGAAAAGTTTACCCGTGAAATGTCACCTTGAAGACAATGACCTCAAAAGTTtaaatcaatgatgtcatttcagAAACGACAAACCTAGCATGTACGCAATTGAAAAGGGGCGAGAAATGCAAAATGTGACCGAAAGAGAGTCTGAAATCAAAGTTCAGTGTCGCAATATGTCTGAAGATTACATTTATATGTTGCTACCCTCAAGTAttttgaattaaatgttcaagaAAAGGCAGACTGGTTGAAAGTAGTAACTGACGAGGTTCTTACTATGCATGAcaactagcaaaaaaaaaaaattgactttgcCAGCTACATTCCGAAGTGCTGTGGGAATTAATCGATTTAAGGAACATGCGTCAGAAaccaaaaatactttaaaaaaacaaacatgcacatctcatgtcatttaaatattgtacttGAAATACATTAAAGTACATTATCTTCATATATGTTCAATATAATCGTGTATAAATGGACTTAAGAAATCCAAATTACAATTAGGAAGGGATTTTCTGTAAAGGAATGGAAGTTATTTGTTCCTTTGCATATTCAACTTCTTCGACCCTGAGTCAAACTTAAAAGAAAGTCCTTGGTCGTCTTGGGAGCGCGGGGAAGGAAACTTGCAAAGAAGCCTCGGGTCAGATGCGGGACCACGGAGTCCCGCCCGCTGGTGCCGAGCTGCTGGTGACATTGTCGGTCTGTTGGCGTCATTCGACAGAGTAAACGTGACGTTTCCCATTGGGAGTCCCTGCTCCAGTCCAGCTCGGTTCACACCTGGATGAGTTTGTGCGCGGCGCAGTCGGACCTCTTTTGGGCCACGAGtctgaaaaagaacaaaattcaGGGAAGTTGGATGGATCATCAATCAATATTTCATTCCTTTCAATGTAATTTGGTTAGGTTTCTATTAAACAGGTTGTGAATTAGAAGGTTGAACAAAAATACGTCCTATGGCATTTAGCAGTAAACATGGGTTATAAAAAGTTTCTGTTCGAATATTGTTTTGTCACAAAACGAGCCCAAGATAAATGGCATTTAATAGCCTaatgaatataaaacaaattttattaACTTAGATTTTAATGAAATTTTGATGTCTAAAAGATTTTTGCATGGATGcggctttttaatttttttttaaaactcttgcTACCCACTGCAGTGCCTTCATGTACCCTATTTGAGAACCACTAACCTATACAACCCACTTgcataaaaaataactatattTTTGAGGCAATATAacatggttgcacaagtgtgcacaccctattCTAAGCGGTTGTGTTCAGAataaaccaatcacattcaaactgatGGGAAACTTCAGTCAGCACATACCTACTGTCATTAACCCCTGATAAAGTTCACATGTtcaagtaggcttttcctgacactttttttctttttctttttgctttcaATATAGAggttacggaagcgtattgcattcacttaaaaaaaaaagtttttttttgtaaaaatttttctgtttttaaaaatatatatattttggtctGTTCTTCTGAATAATTTGGTTCCGTTTTTTCTGAGTcattttttcctgttttataaaataattatttttcagtttttctgaatatttttttctgtttttctgagtaatttttccctgttttataaaataatattttttcagaatatttgttttcagtttttctgaatactttttaaacgttttttccctcagagattagagaacaaaccacaatacaatatacacattcattcctttattgagagccagtaagtaaacatgaccatcttattgtaTATGGAAGTATGCGGGAAAGTTTCCGCTATTAGTCACTTGAAGTTCAGaggttaaattattattttttttaactcaaaaaaaaaaacagaacaccagctctgtttttctgaaggaaaaaaaaaagttattttttaaatattttttttccctgtttttttgacAAATCCCCCCTCTCTGTTTTTTGGactaatttttcctcctgtttttctgaataaatttTTTTCGGCCTGTTTTTCGGAAAAAtttggggacaaaaaaaataaatcagtaaaacagaaaataatattcagaaaaacggaaaatacaaaaaaaaacctcccccaaaaaaagtctgaaaaataggattattattattattattattttcaagtgaatgcaatacacttctaTAATAGGTTACATTAATGATGGGAAAAATATTCAATGCTATGAAATATTGGTCACATTTTTTCATACCCCataaaacctggcatttgaacaggggtgtgtagactttttatatccactgtatgttGAATTGTTGTTATAAGGGGTGCCAAAGATGAAGGCTTGTTTAGTCTACCCGAGTTGGATGTCTGCGTCTGGGAGTTGTCTGGATGTGCGACTCCGGCTGCACCCTGACGCTCATCCTCTTCTCCTCCGTGCTGGACGGTGCTGTAGGCAGGCGGGAAGGCCGTCGTTTGCCTCTGGAGGAGCTGGAGGATGGCTTGGACGTCGGCCGTCATCTGGCACTCCAGCCTGTGGTCAAAATAGCACAACACGGCACAGAACCGGAGGTGTGCGCTCGTACGATGACCACGTTGTACCCCAGCGGCCACCCGTAGATCTTTTATTCGTTTCCCTGCCGCACCTGTTCAGGTGTTGTTGCAGCCTGTCCAGCCGCTGCTCCACTTCTACATAGCTGAGGTCTATGTTGGTGTCATCCTCCCCAGCCGGCGTGGCCTGACAGCGGGGTGTCTCCTTGCCCTCGACCCGGCGGCTCGCATGGGCTCGCTGGTCTTGGAGGAGCTCTGCTGGAAACAGTCACTGTCAAAATGGCATCCATGATCCGTTTTTAGGAAATCTGACATGATGTTGGAGAAAGTTCTTGACTTGCAAGACTTGCTGTCTAGGGATGTTCGTGTGGTGTAAACAAGACATCGGTAATTAGATACGAACGGGCGATCTCACGGCACAAACACCAAATCCACAACCAAGTAGCTTAATcaagtaagttaaaaaaaaaaaaaacgtaacatTTTGCATGTAGTGCAGAAATACAGAATGTAAGATGTGCAtgtacagtgtttttttttgtttttttgtttttttttagctcatcaTGATAATCAGCTTTAAAATCTAGTAGCAATGTAGGCCTAAATATTTATCAAAActagctgcattttttttttattcctaagagaaaaacttaaaaatatacatGAATATTATAAGAAGAAAAGTTGTATTACTCGGGGAAAAATAGTTTACAGgaataaagttgaaatattacaaaaatatatatatatatattgtatatatccAAGACTGAAGTCAGAATAATACAAGAAATaaagatatatttaaaaaaacactagaaaaaagaaaattcaaaataaaaaacaataaaattgtaatattacatgacaaatatttgtaatttatgagaataatgtcaaaatattacaagcaAAAACTTTACAGGAattaagttttcattttatttttatcattaattcTAAAATTATAAAGTCGTAATATTAGGagataaaaatattatatttgtttttaggtCAAAGAAAGTTGATATATGTATTATAAGATATCATTTTTCGAAAGTCAAaacattacaagaaaaaaagggaaaggttgtaatattacaaatagcaaaacacaacatctatctatctatctatctatctatctatctatctatctatctatctatctatctatctatctatctatctatctatctatccatccaattAAAATGTATCGCACATAAAAGATTGACTCAACAATTGggttaatcctaaccctaatgcataAACTGTACTTTGGCAGTGATTCTTTTgtgtgccactagagggagcctgcacACTCGAAAGGACGCGTTTGGCAGTCTCCTCACCTTGTGGATGGAACCGTGTGTCATCCCCAGAGCCGCCGAGCCCAATGGCAGAGCGGTGGTCCGTAAACACCGGGTAGCCCCGTGCGCTGGAACACCAAGCCTTCTTGtgcttctcttcctcctccatgcTCTTTGTCTCcatctccacctcctcctctttgTGCTTATCGCCTTCCATGACAGAATCTCGGCGCTCCTCGGcgacggaggaggaggaggaggaggaggtgaagaTGATTTGCTCCCGCGTGGATTCCCAGAATGTTGGCGCAGGTTCCTTATGTTGAGGGCCTGGAAACATCAGATTTACTTTTGTCTGTTTATGGGTGGCCAGGCCCAATTATACACTATGTCGACTCATTCAAAATCCACATTTGACATATGACTCAACCTCTTATACTGGATATGAAGAAACACTGACCAAAACGATATAgttaataattaaatgaaaaaagaaaagtaaaataaaaagtcagatGGAACATACCAGTGGAAGACTTGCTCGTGCATGAAACTCTCCTTCGACTCATTCGAGGGTCCACACAAGAATCGCTGTCTTGCGGGTAGGGTgtctgttaaataaaaaaaaaaaaatgatacatatCATTACAAATGTTGGCCTCCATCGATTTGGAATGAACCAATGTCAACGACGGAatggaacataaaaaaaacatgtcatgcATGTGCTGTCTTGATTTTCATATCGCATTATGATTACACACCTGTGAACAGAATTTGGTTGCCCCCCTTCAATTACCAAatttgggttaaggtttcaaattcagGGTTTGAAATTAAGATTTCAATCTAGGGCTAGGGTTGCAAATAAGGGTTGAAAACTAGGACTacggtttcaaatgagggtttctaattggggtttcaaattagggtttcaaat
This window harbors:
- the LOC144053423 gene encoding grancalcin-like, producing the protein MAYPGYGGFGSPMPPQGMPGAPMRRLMPNHMGGPMLGPMGGVPPQGGGCTPYGGCYPGSYGAMAPAANDPMLGYFTAIAGQDGEVDAVELQRCLTQSGFTGTYSPFSLETCRIMIAMLDRDFTGKMGFNEFKELFLALNGWKQNFIMFDRDRSGTIEHHEMTQAVSSMGHRISPQTLNAIIKRYNKGGRVYFDDYVACCVKLRALTDHFRRRDTMQQGSVHFSYDDFIQCTMAI
- the LOC144053418 gene encoding voltage-gated inwardly rectifying potassium channel KCNH7-like is translated as MRFKTTHAPPGDTLVHSGDVLTMLYFVTRGSIEILKDDVVVAILGKNDIFGEMIHPFAKPGKSCADVRVLSYCDLHTIQREELLEVLDMYPEFADHFMTNLELTFDLCDENAKTPYPQDSDSCVDPRMSRRRVSCTSKSSTGPQHKEPAPTFWESTREQIIFTSSSSSSSVAEERRDSVMEGDKHKEEEVEMETKSMEEEEKHKKAWCSSARGYPVFTDHRSAIGLGGSGDDTRFHPQAELLQDQRAHASRRVEGKETPRCQATPAGEDDTNIDLSYVEVEQRLDRLQQHLNRLECQMTADVQAILQLLQRQTTAFPPAYSTVQHGGEEDERQGAAGVAHPDNSQTQTSNSDSWPKRGPTAPRTNSSRCEPSWTGAGTPNGKRHVYSVE